A single Triticum dicoccoides isolate Atlit2015 ecotype Zavitan chromosome 2A, WEW_v2.0, whole genome shotgun sequence DNA region contains:
- the LOC119356808 gene encoding probable sulfate transporter 3.3, with the protein MVGMSGAYGGHSNGGESRAPKEAVVVGAPPPGPPEMEMAGAVHKVAAQPAQSTASKMKGKVKETFFPDDPFRSFKGQPLRAQWVMAARYLFPVLEWLPGYSLSLFKSDLVAGLTIASLAIPQGISYAKLANLPPIIGLYSSFVPPLVYAVLGSSRDLAVGPVSIASLIMGSMLRQAVSPSAEPMLFLQLAFTSTFFAGLVQASLGILRLGFIIDFLSKATLVGFMAGAAIIVSLQQLKALLGIVHFTTQMGIVPVMASVFQHTNEWSWQTILMGACFLALLLAARHVSIRWPRFFWISACAPLASVIVSTLLVFLFKAQNHGISIIGSLKCGLNRPSWDKLLFDPTYLGLTMKTGLVTGIISLTEGVAVGRTFASLKDYQVDGNKEMMAIGLMNIVGSCTSCYVTTGAFSRSAVNHNAGCKTAMSNVVMALTVMVTLLFLMPLFVYTPNVVLGAIIIAAVIGLIDLPAAYNIWKMDKMDFLVCLCAFAGVIFISVQEGLAIAVGISIFRVLMQITRPRMMIQGNIKGTDIYRNLHQYKEAQRVPGFLILTVEAPINFANTNYLNERTKRWIEDESSSGNKQNELRVVILDLSAVPTIDTSGIAFLIDLKKSTEKHGLELVLVNPTGEVMEKIQRANDAHNHFRPDSLYLTTGEAIASLSGFAKMATP; encoded by the exons ATGGTGGGCATGAGCGGCGCCTATGGTGGCCACAGCAATGGCGGCGAGAGCCGGGCGCCCAAGGAGGCCGTGGTAGTGGGGGCGCCGCCGCCGGGGCCGCCGGAGATGGAGATGGCGGGGGCGGTGCACAAGGTGGCGGCGCAGCCGGCGCAGAGCACGGcgagcaagatgaagggcaaggtgaAGGAGACCTTCTTCCCGGACGACCCGTTCCGGAGCTTCAAGGGGCAGCCGCTGCGGGCGCAGTGGGTGATGGCGGCCAGGTACCTGTTCCCGGTGCTGGAGTGGTTGCCcggctactccctctccctcttcaaGTCCGACCTCGTCGCCGGCCTCACCATTGCCAGCCTCGCCATCCCCCAG GGTATCAGCTACGCGAAGCTTGCGAACCTGCCGCCGATCATAGGCCTAT ATTCGAGCTTCGTGCCGCCGCTGGTGTACGCGGTGCTGGGGAGTTCGCGGGACCTGGCGGTGGGGCCGGTGTCGATCGCGTCGCTGATCATGGGGTCGATGCTGCGGCAGGCGGTGAGCCCGTCGGCGGAGCCCATGCTGTTCCTGCAGCTGGCCTTCACGTCCACCTTCTTCGCCGGCCTCGTGCAGGCCTCGCTCGGCATCCTCAG GCTGGGGTTCATCATCGACTTCCTGTCCAAGGCGACGCTGGTGGGGTTCATGGCGGGCGCGGCCATCATCGTGTCGCTGCAGCAGCTCAAGGCGCTGCTGGGCATCGTGCACTTCACCACCCAGATGGGCATCGTCCCCGTCATGGCCTCCGTCTTCCAGCACACCAACGAG TGGTCGTGGCAGACGATACTGATGGGCGCCTGCTTCCTGGCGCTCCTGCTCGCGGCCAGGCACGTG AGCATCAGATGGCCAAGGTTCTTCTGGATCTCAGCGTGCGCTCCCTTGGCGTCCGTCATCGTGTCCACCCTGCTCGTCTTCCTGTTCAAAGCGCAGAACCACGGCATCAGCATC ATTGGTTCGCTCAAATGTGGCCTGAATCGCCCCTCATGGGACAAACTGCTCTTCGACCCGACATATCTTGGACTCACCATGAAGACTGGCCTCGTCACCGGAATCATCTCCCTTACG GAAGGAGTAGCGGTTGGTAGGACGTTTGCTTCACTCAAGGACTACCAGGTGGACGGAAACAAAGAGATGATGGCCATCGGGTTGATGAACATTGTGGGCTCATGTACATCGTGCTATGTGACAACAG GAGCATTCTCTCGCTCTGCTGTGAACCACAATGCCGGCTGCAAGACCGCCATGTCCAATGTGGTCATGGCGCTGACGGTCATGGTCACGCTGCTGTTCCTCATGCCATTGTTCGTATACACGCCGAATGTTGTCCTTGGAGCAATCATCATCGCTGCCGTCATTGGCCTGATCGATCTCCCTGCTGCGTACAACATCTGGAAGATGGACAAGATGGATTTCCTCGTGTGTCTGTGCGCATTTGCTGGTGTCATCTTCATCTCGGTCCAAGAAGGCCTCGCGATTGCG GTTGGTATATCGATATTTAGGGTATTGATGCAAATCACGAGGCCAAGGATGATGATTCAGGGCAATATCAAGGGAACAGATATTTACCGGAACCTCCATCAGTATAAGGAGGCCCAAAGAGTTCCTGGGTTCTTGATATTGACAGTTGAGGCCCCCATAAACTTTGCAAACACCAACTATCTGAATGAAAG GACTAAAAGATGGATAGAGGATGAAAGTTCTTCAGGGAATAAACAAAATGAACTCCGTGTTGTAATCTTGGATCTATCAG CTGTCCCTACAATTGACACAAGTGGCATAGCATTCCTCATTGACCTAAAGAAATCAACAGAGAAACATGGCCTAGAG CTTGTACTTGTGAATCCAACTGGAGAGGTCATGGAGAAAATACAACGAGCGAATGATGCACACAATCATTTCAGGCCGGACAGCCTGTATTTGACCACAGGGGAAGCAATCGCTTCACTTTCTGGATTTGCCAAGATGGCAACACCTTAG
- the LOC119356807 gene encoding wall-associated receptor kinase 4-like, whose product MSAHATSGKPVSRRPQAKLVMPALMALELIVATVAAVPLALPGCPEACGRVTVPYPFGFRQGCFHAGFNLTCDHTRHPPKLLLGDGVEVDAISLADGTVRVQSKTVRAAWSDPIRNGTRTPSLVNSNGSWVGGLTGTSGQQLAVSSEHNVFVVIGCNFIGYLVAPDPFRSAPEHISACAALCDRSPGTEPEEYTSCSGVGCCRTMFKGDLDNTEAVYQVMFKHLVHDTEVVYPAWDTPSESVAAFIVDREWFNGNAGMMLNNTFGSYDHHWGSLSPVAVRTVLIWWLEQDRDRDIVFYDPNVSHWRCLSLNSVVTYVNGFAIRCSCLDGYEGNPYMRQGCQDIDECLQPGVYPCHGTCINMPGTYRCSAKKRIINLPGLITIIAIAAGFSLLFSVLGVAQVTKKLKKQRAKKFRQKFFKKNHGLLLQQLISSNKDIAEKMKIFSLEELEQATNKFDHNRILGGGGHGTVYKGILSDQRVVAIKKAKIVVQREIDQFINEVVILSQTNHRHVVKLFGCCLETEVPLLVYEFISNGTLSYHLHGQSENPLSWKDRLKIALETARAIAYLHSAASISVYHRDIKCANILLTDTLTAKVSDFGASRSIAIDETGILTAVQGTYGYLDPEYYYTSRLTEKSDVYSFGVILAELLTRVTPVFSSNSSESTSLASHFVSLIRDNRFLDILDTQIVEEGGAEDAEVIARLTEACLSLKGEERPTMRQVETTLEDVQNLKVNLSSQITRVNQSAINAQSYKGSKGSEGTRLYSLEKEFIHSSEIPR is encoded by the exons ATGTCTGCTCATGCAACTTCCGGTAAGCCTGTATCTCGCAGGCCACAAGCAAAGCTCGTCATGCCAGCGCTGATGGCCCTTGAGCTCATCGTGGCAACAGTCGCCGCTGTCCCACTAGCTTTGCCTGGCTGCCCGGAAGCCTGCGGCAGGGTCACCGTCCCCTACCCTTTCGGCTTCCGGCAAGGCTGCTTCCACGCGGGCTTCAACCTCACCTGCGACCACACACGCCACCCTCCGAAGCTGCTCCTGGGCGATGGCGTGGAGGTGGACGCCATCTCCCTGGCGGATGGCACGGTGCGTGTCCAGAGCAAGACCGTGCGCGCTGCATGGTCCGACCCTATCAGAAACGGCACACGGACGCCATCTCTCGTAAACTCCAATGGCTCGTGGGTCGGTGGCCTTACGGGTACCAGTGGGCAGCAGCTCGCCGTGTCGTCGGAGCACAACGTATTCGTGGTCATCGGATGCAACTTCATCGGCTACCTTGTTGCCCCAGACCCTTTTCGCAGCGCTCCGGAGCACATCAGTGCCTGTGCCGCGCTGTGCGATAGGTCTCCGGGCaccgaacctgaggagtacacctcGTGTTCGGGCGTTGGCTGCTGCCGGACGATGTTCAAGGGTGATTTGGACAATACAGAGGCCGTGTACCAGGTGATGTTCAAGCATTTGGTGCACGATACGGAGGTCGTGTACCCAGCATGGGACACACCGTCGGAGTCGGTGGCCGCGTTCATAGTCGATCGCGAGTGGTTCAACGGGAATGCGGGGATGATGCTTAATAACACCTTCGGTTCTTATGACCACCATTGGGGAAGTCTAAGCCCCGTAGCCGTACGCACCGTATTAATTTGGTGGCTGGAACAAGACCGAGACCGTGATATAGTGTTCTACGATCCTAATGTCTCTCACTGGAGATGCCTAAGTTTGAACAGCGTCGTTACCTACGTTAATGGATTTGCAATAAGGTGCAGTTGCTTGGACGGATACGAAGGCAATCCTTACATGCGTCAGGGATGCCAAG ATATCGACGAGTGCCTACAGCCAGGTGTTTATCCCTGCCATGGGACCTGCATCAATATGCCAGGGACATACCGATGCTCAGCAAAGAAAAGAATCATCAACTTACCAG GTCTAATTACCATAATAGCAATTGCTGCTGGTTTTAGCCTACTGTTTTCAGTCCTAGGTGTTGCCCAAGTCACAAAAAAACTCAAGAAACAAAGAGCCAAGAAGTTCAGACAGAAGTTCTTTAAGAAAAACCATGGATTGCTTCTGCAACAGTTAATCTCTTCGAACAAAGATATAGCCGAAAAGATGAAAATTTTCAGCTTAGAAGAgctagagcaagcaaccaacaagttTGACCATAATCGGATCCTTGGCGGCGGTGGGCATGGCACAGTCTATAAGGGCATCTTATCTGATCAACGTGTTGTGGCCATCAAGAAGGCCAAAATTGTAGTTCAAAGGGAAATCGACCAGTTCATAAATGAGGTTGTCATACTTTCACAGACAAACCATAGGCATGTGGTGAAGCTCTTTGGCTGCTGCCTCGAGACAGAAGTTCCTCTACTAGTCTATGAGTTCATATCGAATGGAACTCTATCGTATCATCTCCATGGCCAAAGTGAGAACCCTTTGTCATGGAAAGATAGATTGAAAATTGCATTGGAAACTGCAAGGGCTATTGCATATCTGCACTCTGCTGCTTCCATATCTGTATACCATAGGGACATCAAATGCGCAAATATATTGCTTACTGATACTTTAACAGCAAAAGTATCAGATTTTGGAGCTTCAAGGTCAATTGCAATAGATGAGACAGGAATACTTACAGCCGTCCAAGGAACTTATGGTTACCTTGATCCTGAATACTACTATACCAGTCGACTCACGGAGAAGAGCGATGTTTACAGCTTTGGTGTTATCCTAGCAGAGCTACTGACGAGGGTGACACCAGTTTTTTCTTCTAATTCGTCAGAAAGCACAAGCCTTGCATCTCATTTTGTGTCACTTATAAGGGATAATCGATTCTTAGATATTCTAGATACACAAATTGTTGAGGAGGGAGGGGCTGAAGATGCTGAGGTGATTGCAAGACTCACAGAAGCATGCTTAAGTTTAAAAGGTGAAGAAAGGCCTACAATGAGACAAGTGGAGACAACACTTGAAGATGTGCAGAACTTAAAGGTCAATCTCAGTTCTCAGATCACAAGAGTGAACCAGAGTGCTATAAATGCTCAGTCATACAAGGGAAGCAAAGGCAGCGAAGGAACTAGGCTGTACAGCTTGGAAAAAGAGTTCATCCATTCATCTGAAATTCCAAGATGA